DNA from Endomicrobiales bacterium:
TTCTTCTGACGAAATAAATCTGTTATCTACAATTGCAAACCAGGCAGCTGTTGCAATTGTGAACACTCGCCTTATTGAAGAGGCAAATGTCACAAAGGAAGCTCTTGAAACCAGAAAGCTTATTGACAGAGCAAAAGGTATACTTATGCGTTTGAAAAATATGAATGAAGAAGAGGCCTTTCGTTTCTTACAAAGGCAAGCTATGGATTTACGGCGCACTATGAGAGACATTGCCGAGGCAGTGCTTCTTAGTGAAGGCATTCGCAAAGCTAACCTATAAAATAAATTGTGAAACCCAACCTATTGGTAAAACATCTCTTAGCAATAACATCAGGGCTTTTACTGTTTCTGTCATTGCCTGCTCAAAATCTATTTTTTTTAGCATGGATTGCACTTGTGCCGGTACTGTTTGCAACCTATAAATCTAGTGCCAAAGAGGCATTTTATTATGGGCTATTAGCGGGTTTGGCTGCATATCTACCTGCGCTTTATTGGGTTTTCCCGACTGTCAATCTTGCCGGCGGAGGTGTGGCTCAGGCCATTGTATGTTTTTTGTTGTTAGCTATATATATGGCATTGTTTATTGCGCTATGGCTAATGTGTTCGCGTTTAAAAGCAATTGAGAATACGAAGGGTTATTGGGTAATTTTATTTCTTGCGTTTTTATGGGTAATAATTGAGTATTCGCGTTCTAATTTATTTACCGGTTTCCCGTGGCTTTTACTTGGACATTCACAGTGGAATTTTAATGAATTATTGCAAATTAGTGAATTTTGTGGAGTTGAGGGAATATCTTTTCTCCTGGTGTTTTTTAACCTGTCTCTTTGGTATGCAATAAAAGATAAAAAAGTTGGTTACCTATTTTTTGCATCTTCTGTTTTATTATTAGCTGTGTTTATTGGAACTAATTTAGATACAAAAAAGTGGCGCCTTGGAAACAGCGTTAACGTTGCCGTTGTTCAAACAAACATAAGCCAGAATGAAAAGTGGAACCCGGATTTTAAAAATGAAATATTGCAAAAATATTTAAGTTTGCTAAATGGTCTAACTAAAAGCACTAAACCTGAGCTTATTGTTTGGCCGGAAACTGCTTTGCCGGATGACTTATTTGCAAAAAACGAGTTTTTTTCATGGGCAAGTAAAAGTTTTGAGGCAAGTTCTGCATACAATGTTGTTGGCACTTTGGTTAGTGAAAATGGCGCGTATTTTAACGTTTCTGCTGTTTTTAATCCTGCTGGTGAGTTAGTAGGGGTGCATAAGAAAACGCATCTGGTGCCTTTTGGCGAATACATACCATTGCGTAAGTACATTCAGCCATTTTTTGCAATAGTTGGTGATATGGGTGATTACTCTAAGGGTTTTGAACATGAAAGCTTTTTCGCCGCAAAAACACTCATAGCTCCAACTATATGTTCTGAGAATTTTTTTGCGCAATCTATTGCGCGTTTTGTCACCAATGGGGCACAGGTTTTGCTTAACCAAACCAACGATGCGTGGTTTTATGACACATCTGCGTTAGAACAACATTTTGTATTAAATGTATTTCGTGCTGTAGAAAACCGCAGGCCGGTAGTTGTTGCAGGCAACGGTGGAATTTCCGGTTTTATTGATGAAAGAGGAAAAATAAATATAATTTTGCCAAAATTTAAAAATGCTACGCTCATGTACGAAGTATACCCATGTACCGGTTTAACTTTTTACACAAGGTTGCCAGGGTTGTTTAATAAAATTGCGCTTCTTGCGCTGTTGTTTTTAATTTATTTCAGAAAAAAAGGTTTAAAACCAAATTGCGATATTCAGGTTAAATAGGGGTAATTATGCTTGATGAATTAAAAGAAAAAATAATTTTGCTTGGGAGGTCTCTTTGAAATTGACCGTAAAAAAGAGACAATACTTGAGCTTGAAAGAGCAGCTTCAGCTATTGATTTTTGGAACAATCCTGAAAATGCAAAAGAGCAGATGGGCAAACTTAATGCCTTAAAAAAAGCTGTCAATGAATGGCAGGCATTAAACAAAGAAGTTGAAGAGTTAATTTCATTGCGTCAGATGTATGCTGAAGAAGGCGATGAAAGCATAGACACTGAAATTACTTTTGGTGTGCAAAGTTTAGCACAAAGAACGCTCGCCATTGAAACTATATTAAAGCTATCTGGCCCGCACGATAAAAGTAATG
Protein-coding regions in this window:
- the lnt gene encoding apolipoprotein N-acyltransferase; amino-acid sequence: MKPNLLVKHLLAITSGLLLFLSLPAQNLFFLAWIALVPVLFATYKSSAKEAFYYGLLAGLAAYLPALYWVFPTVNLAGGGVAQAIVCFLLLAIYMALFIALWLMCSRLKAIENTKGYWVILFLAFLWVIIEYSRSNLFTGFPWLLLGHSQWNFNELLQISEFCGVEGISFLLVFFNLSLWYAIKDKKVGYLFFASSVLLLAVFIGTNLDTKKWRLGNSVNVAVVQTNISQNEKWNPDFKNEILQKYLSLLNGLTKSTKPELIVWPETALPDDLFAKNEFFSWASKSFEASSAYNVVGTLVSENGAYFNVSAVFNPAGELVGVHKKTHLVPFGEYIPLRKYIQPFFAIVGDMGDYSKGFEHESFFAAKTLIAPTICSENFFAQSIARFVTNGAQVLLNQTNDAWFYDTSALEQHFVLNVFRAVENRRPVVVAGNGGISGFIDERGKINIILPKFKNATLMYEVYPCTGLTFYTRLPGLFNKIALLALLFLIYFRKKGLKPNCDIQVK